In Hymenobacter sublimis, a single genomic region encodes these proteins:
- the rplV gene encoding 50S ribosomal protein L22: protein MEAVAKLRNVPTSPRKMRLVANLVRGQKVTRALGLLKFEANSGAARVEKLLLSALANWQQKNEDERIEDANLYIKEIFVDEGRQLKRLRPAPQGRGHRIRKRSNHVTLVIDSKVEPLGSKAAAKQAAETKSTDANVEAKPKTTRRSSAKKSTETTAQATA from the coding sequence ATGGAAGCAGTAGCTAAACTCCGTAATGTGCCCACCTCGCCGCGCAAAATGCGCTTGGTGGCCAACCTGGTGCGCGGTCAGAAAGTAACCCGTGCCCTCGGCCTGCTGAAATTCGAGGCTAACTCCGGTGCTGCCCGCGTTGAAAAACTGCTCCTGTCGGCTCTGGCCAACTGGCAGCAGAAGAACGAGGACGAGCGCATCGAAGATGCTAATCTCTATATCAAGGAGATTTTCGTGGACGAAGGACGTCAGCTGAAGCGCCTGCGCCCTGCCCCCCAGGGCCGTGGCCACCGCATCCGCAAGCGTAGCAACCACGTGACGCTGGTGATTGATTCGAAAGTAGAACCGCTGGGTAGCAAAGCTGCCGCCAAGCAGGCTGCTGAAACGAAAAGCACCGATGCTAACGTTGAAGCCAAACCTAAGACTACCCGTCGTAGCTCGGCTAAGAAATCCACCGAAACCACGGCTCAGGCCACCGCATAA
- the rpsS gene encoding 30S ribosomal protein S19, whose protein sequence is MARSLKKGPYIDFRLEKKVTAMDESGKKSVVKTWSRRSMISPDFVGHTFAVHNGNKFIPVYVTENMVGHKLGEFAPTRNFRGHIAKKDKGKR, encoded by the coding sequence ATGGCACGTTCACTAAAAAAAGGGCCGTACATTGACTTCCGGCTCGAGAAGAAAGTAACGGCAATGGATGAGTCCGGCAAAAAGTCGGTGGTGAAGACCTGGTCGCGCCGCTCGATGATTTCGCCTGATTTCGTTGGCCACACCTTCGCCGTTCACAACGGCAATAAGTTCATCCCGGTATATGTGACGGAGAACATGGTAGGACACAAACTCGGTGAGTTTGCTCCGACCCGTAACTTCCGCGGCCACATTGCCAAGAAAGATAAAGGCAAGCGCTAA
- the rplB gene encoding 50S ribosomal protein L2 — protein MALKKLRPTSPGQRFRIAPAFDEITASTPEKSLLAPLKNSGGRNNSGKMSNRYIGGGHKAKYRIIDFKRDKAVVPATVKTIEYDPNRTARIALLQYADGEKRYIIAPAGLTVGATVVSGTGVAPEVGNALPLREIPLGTIVHNIELMPGNGAAMARSAGTYAQLVAREDKYATLKLPSGEMRMVLVTCMATVGTVSNGDHMNVRLGKAGRNRWLGRRPRVRGVAMNPVDHPMGGGEGKSSGGHPRSRNGIFSKGQKTRNKNKYSEQLIVNRKGKK, from the coding sequence ATGGCACTCAAGAAACTAAGACCAACATCACCGGGTCAGCGCTTCCGCATCGCCCCGGCCTTCGACGAGATTACCGCGTCGACGCCGGAGAAGTCGCTGTTGGCACCCCTCAAAAACTCCGGTGGCCGTAACAACTCGGGCAAAATGTCCAACCGCTACATCGGCGGTGGTCACAAAGCCAAGTACCGTATCATCGACTTCAAGCGTGACAAGGCTGTTGTGCCCGCCACGGTGAAGACGATTGAGTACGACCCCAACCGCACCGCCCGTATTGCTTTGCTGCAGTACGCTGACGGCGAGAAGCGCTACATCATTGCTCCTGCTGGCTTGACCGTAGGTGCTACTGTAGTATCGGGTACGGGTGTAGCTCCGGAAGTAGGCAACGCCCTTCCCCTGCGCGAGATTCCGCTGGGTACTATCGTCCACAACATTGAGCTGATGCCCGGCAACGGTGCTGCTATGGCTCGTTCGGCTGGTACGTACGCTCAGCTGGTTGCCCGCGAAGACAAGTACGCCACCCTGAAATTGCCCTCCGGCGAAATGCGCATGGTACTGGTTACCTGCATGGCTACGGTTGGTACCGTTTCGAATGGTGACCACATGAACGTACGCCTCGGCAAAGCTGGTCGTAACCGTTGGTTGGGTCGTCGTCCGCGCGTTCGTGGTGTCGCTATGAACCCTGTCGATCACCCCATGGGTGGTGGTGAAGGTAAGTCGTCGGGTGGTCACCCACGCAGCCGTAACGGTATCTTCTCGAAAGGCCAGAAGACCCGGAACAAGAACAAGTACTCCGAGCAGCTCATCGTTAACCGCAAAGGCAAGAAGTAA
- the rplW gene encoding 50S ribosomal protein L23 yields MSILKKPIVTEKATALNEKGQYAFEVTREANKVQIKKEIEQLYGVTVTGISTIRTIGKVKSKFTKGGAVSGRRAHGKKAIVTVKEGDVIDFYSSL; encoded by the coding sequence ATGAGCATCCTGAAGAAGCCCATCGTGACCGAGAAGGCCACGGCTCTGAACGAAAAAGGCCAGTATGCCTTTGAAGTTACGCGCGAAGCGAACAAGGTTCAGATCAAAAAAGAGATTGAGCAACTGTACGGGGTAACGGTAACGGGCATCAGCACGATCCGCACCATCGGCAAAGTGAAATCGAAGTTCACGAAAGGCGGCGCCGTTTCCGGCCGTCGCGCTCATGGCAAGAAAGCCATCGTGACCGTGAAAGAAGGCGACGTTATCGACTTCTACAGCAGCCTCTAA
- the rplD gene encoding 50S ribosomal protein L4 → MELSVYNIKGEDTGRKVTLSDAIFGLEPNEHVMYLDVKQYLANQRQGTHKSKQRNEVHGTTKKLKKQKGTGGARAGSMKSGVFVGGGRIFGPEPRDYGFKLNKKTKRLARLSALSSLAKDGKVALVENISLSAPKTKEFLNILNGLKLNNGKKTLLVTGSVDKNVVLSARNIQRVSVATPVALNTHDLLNTDTLLLSEDGLTALEQLYTTAE, encoded by the coding sequence ATGGAACTGTCAGTATATAACATCAAAGGCGAAGACACCGGCCGCAAGGTTACCCTGTCTGACGCCATCTTCGGTCTGGAGCCGAACGAGCACGTGATGTACCTCGACGTGAAGCAGTACTTGGCCAACCAGCGCCAGGGCACGCACAAGTCGAAACAGCGCAACGAAGTGCACGGCACTACCAAGAAGCTGAAGAAGCAAAAAGGCACCGGTGGTGCTCGTGCCGGCTCCATGAAGTCGGGTGTATTCGTGGGTGGTGGCCGTATTTTCGGTCCTGAGCCCCGCGACTACGGCTTCAAGCTGAACAAAAAAACCAAGCGTCTTGCTCGTCTGTCGGCTCTGTCGAGCTTGGCTAAAGATGGCAAGGTAGCCCTGGTAGAGAACATCAGCCTATCGGCTCCAAAGACCAAGGAGTTTCTAAACATCCTGAACGGTCTGAAGCTGAACAACGGCAAGAAGACTCTGCTGGTAACCGGTTCGGTTGATAAAAACGTGGTGCTGTCGGCCCGCAACATCCAGCGCGTGAGCGTAGCTACCCCGGTGGCTCTCAACACCCACGACCTGCTGAACACCGACACGCTGCTGCTGTCGGAGGATGGCCTGACGGCATTGGAACAACTCTATACCACTGCTGAGTAA
- the rplC gene encoding 50S ribosomal protein L3 — protein sequence MPGIIGKKIGMTSLFTPDGKNIPCTLIEAGPCVVTQVKTIETDGYTAIQLGYGEKKAKNTTKALAGHFAKAGTTPKKKLVEFRTDEAGTFAAGATIDATLFEEGEFVDVVGTSKGKGFQGVVKRYNFAGVGGQTHGQHNRGRHPGSIGACSWPSRVFKGMRMGGRMGNDRVKVQNLKVMRIVADKNLIVVSGSVPGAKNSFVVLEK from the coding sequence ATGCCTGGCATCATCGGTAAGAAAATCGGTATGACAAGCCTCTTCACTCCGGACGGGAAGAACATTCCCTGCACGCTCATTGAGGCGGGTCCGTGCGTAGTGACGCAGGTTAAGACTATCGAAACGGACGGCTACACGGCCATCCAGCTCGGCTACGGCGAGAAAAAGGCGAAGAACACCACCAAAGCACTGGCTGGTCACTTCGCGAAAGCCGGAACCACCCCCAAGAAAAAACTCGTTGAGTTCCGCACCGACGAGGCTGGCACCTTTGCTGCCGGCGCTACCATCGACGCTACCCTCTTCGAGGAAGGCGAATTCGTTGATGTAGTAGGTACCTCAAAAGGTAAAGGCTTCCAGGGCGTTGTCAAGCGCTACAACTTTGCTGGTGTTGGTGGCCAAACCCACGGCCAGCACAATCGTGGTCGTCACCCCGGTTCTATCGGTGCTTGTTCCTGGCCTTCGCGCGTATTCAAAGGAATGCGCATGGGTGGCCGCATGGGCAACGACCGGGTGAAAGTGCAGAACCTGAAGGTAATGCGCATTGTAGCCGACAAGAACCTCATCGTGGTGAGCGGCTCGGTTCCCGGTGCCAAGAACTCTTTCGTGGTCCTGGAAAAATAA
- a CDS encoding O-antigen ligase family protein yields MGDYQRDLVLQLPFLILPIGFWLLPPLPASYLRKLWLTFIVVTLGAALLSTGNYLAHFEQINELYLHSKVMPTEPDHIRFSLIITLAIAAGAGLLVHGSLKGTARVGLITALVALALYQHMLAVRSGLITFYFLGGVVCLWLIIQRKKYRQAAAVAVGLILLPVISYICFPTFRNKSTNTKEDVGRVENTASANNYSLVGRVYSYKVALKVIQDNLWVGVGKADIADEMATRYQQEFPTIQAASYIQPHNQYLYSTVAFGVVGLLLFIIGFYYAGLCIWPRYAPLLLAQYLIVTLSFLVEYTLETQIGLAFALFFLLLALEGSKPIATQESEWRPA; encoded by the coding sequence ATGGGCGACTACCAGCGTGACTTGGTTTTGCAGTTGCCCTTCCTAATTCTACCTATTGGTTTTTGGCTGTTACCTCCCTTGCCAGCAAGTTACCTGCGCAAGCTGTGGCTAACTTTCATCGTTGTAACACTAGGGGCTGCGCTGTTGAGCACTGGTAACTACTTAGCGCATTTTGAGCAAATCAACGAGCTATACCTGCACTCTAAGGTGATGCCCACGGAACCTGACCACATTAGGTTCAGCCTTATCATTACCCTTGCCATTGCAGCTGGCGCGGGGTTATTGGTTCACGGAAGTCTAAAGGGTACAGCTCGCGTAGGACTGATTACTGCTCTAGTAGCCCTGGCGCTGTACCAGCACATGCTAGCCGTGCGTAGCGGACTAATAACCTTTTACTTTCTGGGAGGGGTAGTCTGCTTGTGGTTGATTATTCAACGAAAGAAGTACCGGCAAGCGGCAGCAGTAGCAGTAGGTCTTATCCTGCTACCCGTTATCAGCTACATCTGCTTTCCGACCTTCCGGAATAAGTCTACCAATACTAAAGAGGATGTGGGACGGGTTGAGAATACGGCTTCTGCCAACAATTACTCTTTGGTGGGGCGGGTGTATTCCTATAAGGTAGCGCTGAAAGTAATTCAGGATAACTTATGGGTAGGAGTGGGAAAGGCCGATATAGCAGATGAGATGGCAACCCGGTACCAGCAAGAGTTTCCCACAATTCAAGCTGCTTCATATATCCAGCCCCATAATCAATACCTGTACTCAACAGTTGCTTTTGGGGTGGTTGGGCTGCTACTATTCATAATCGGGTTCTATTATGCGGGCTTGTGCATTTGGCCTCGCTACGCCCCGCTTCTACTAGCACAGTATCTTATTGTAACCTTGTCTTTTCTGGTCGAATACACACTGGAAACTCAAATAGGACTTGCATTCGCCTTATTCTTCTTGTTGCTAGCCTTGGAAGGCAGCAAGCCCATTGCAACCCAGGAAAGCGAATGGAGACCTGCTTAG
- the rpsJ gene encoding 30S ribosomal protein S10 codes for MNQKIRIKLKSYDHNLVDKSSEKIVKAVKATGAIVSGPIPLPTDKEKFTVLRSPHVNKKSREQFQLCTYKRLVDIYSTSSKTVDALMKLELPSGVDVEIKV; via the coding sequence ATGAACCAGAAGATTCGCATCAAACTCAAATCCTACGACCACAACTTGGTGGACAAATCGTCGGAGAAGATTGTGAAGGCGGTAAAGGCTACGGGCGCTATCGTAAGCGGCCCCATTCCATTGCCGACCGACAAGGAAAAATTCACCGTACTTCGTTCGCCCCACGTGAACAAGAAGTCGCGCGAGCAATTCCAGCTCTGCACCTACAAGCGCCTCGTGGATATCTACTCTACTTCGTCGAAGACGGTAGACGCTCTGATGAAGCTGGAGCTGCCCAGCGGCGTTGACGTTGAAATCAAAGTCTGA
- the fusA gene encoding elongation factor G: MAVNKDLQYLRNIGIMAHIDAGKTTTSERILYYTGKTHKIGEVHEGAATMDWMEQEQERGITITSAATTTFWNYPTVQGDPTPETKQYKINLIDTPGHVDFTVEVERSLRVLDGAVALFCAVSGVEPQSETVWRQADKYKVPRICFVNKMDRAGADFFKAVNEIKEKLGATPVPLQIPIGAEDTFKGVVDLLTGKAIVWDDETQGKTYKEIPVPEDLVDTVAEWREKLVESVAEYDDTLMEKFFDDPDSITREEMMVVIRKAVIDMKFSPVMCGSAFKNKGVQSMLDAVMAYLPSPLDMPAVVGTNPDTGEEIERHPDNDEPFTALAFKIATDPFVGRLCFFRCYSGQLDAGSYVFNNRTGKKERISRLMQMHSNKQNPIDKIQAGDIAAGVGFKDIKTGDTLTDEKSRVVLESMSFPEPVIGYAIEPKTQADVDKMGMAIAKLVEEDPTLVVQTDPETGQTVLKGMGELHLEIIIDRMRREFKVEINQGAPQVAYKEVLTKTVEHRETYKKQTGGRGKFGDIVFELGPKLTDPEKPGLEFVNDITGGVIPREFIAPVQKGFEEAMKNGPLAGFPIEGMRVRLFFGSYHDVDSDALSFELAARGGFREAGKQAGPKLLEPIMAVEVVSPDEYTGSVTGDLNRRRGIMKGMDTKGGANVIKADVPLSELFGYVTSLRTISSGRASASLTFSHYDQVPANLAEGIIAKQKGNAIR; the protein is encoded by the coding sequence ATGGCTGTTAATAAAGATCTGCAATACCTCCGGAACATCGGGATTATGGCGCACATCGACGCCGGTAAGACCACCACGTCGGAGCGCATTCTCTACTACACCGGTAAAACCCACAAAATCGGGGAAGTGCACGAAGGTGCTGCCACGATGGACTGGATGGAGCAGGAGCAGGAGCGTGGTATCACCATCACGTCGGCTGCTACTACTACCTTCTGGAACTACCCCACGGTACAGGGCGACCCGACTCCGGAGACCAAGCAATACAAAATCAACCTGATCGACACTCCCGGTCACGTGGACTTCACCGTAGAGGTGGAACGTTCGCTGCGTGTTCTGGACGGTGCCGTAGCTCTGTTCTGCGCCGTTTCGGGCGTGGAGCCGCAGTCGGAAACCGTTTGGCGTCAGGCTGACAAATACAAAGTGCCCCGCATCTGCTTCGTCAATAAGATGGACCGTGCCGGCGCTGACTTCTTCAAAGCCGTTAATGAGATTAAGGAGAAGCTGGGTGCTACGCCCGTGCCGCTGCAAATCCCAATTGGCGCTGAAGACACCTTCAAAGGTGTAGTTGACCTGCTGACGGGCAAAGCCATTGTGTGGGACGACGAAACCCAGGGCAAAACCTACAAGGAAATTCCGGTTCCCGAAGACCTTGTGGACACGGTAGCCGAGTGGCGTGAGAAGCTCGTGGAAAGCGTAGCTGAGTACGACGATACGTTGATGGAAAAATTCTTCGACGATCCGGACTCCATCACCCGCGAAGAAATGATGGTGGTAATCCGCAAAGCGGTTATCGACATGAAGTTCTCGCCGGTAATGTGCGGCTCAGCCTTCAAAAACAAGGGTGTGCAGTCGATGCTGGATGCCGTTATGGCCTACCTGCCGTCGCCGCTGGATATGCCCGCCGTAGTGGGTACTAACCCCGACACTGGCGAGGAAATCGAGCGTCACCCCGACAACGACGAGCCTTTCACCGCGCTGGCGTTCAAAATTGCTACTGACCCGTTCGTAGGCCGTCTGTGCTTCTTCCGTTGCTACAGCGGTCAGCTCGACGCTGGTTCGTACGTGTTCAACAACCGCACCGGCAAGAAGGAGCGTATCTCGCGCCTGATGCAGATGCACTCCAACAAGCAGAACCCCATCGACAAAATCCAGGCTGGTGACATTGCTGCCGGCGTGGGCTTCAAAGACATCAAGACCGGTGACACGCTGACCGACGAGAAGTCGCGCGTAGTACTGGAGTCGATGTCCTTCCCCGAGCCCGTTATCGGTTACGCTATTGAGCCCAAAACTCAGGCTGACGTAGATAAGATGGGTATGGCTATTGCCAAGCTTGTGGAAGAAGATCCTACCCTGGTGGTGCAGACTGACCCTGAGACGGGCCAGACCGTACTGAAAGGCATGGGTGAGCTTCACCTCGAAATCATCATCGACCGGATGCGTCGGGAGTTCAAGGTTGAAATCAACCAGGGTGCTCCGCAGGTAGCGTACAAAGAAGTGCTGACCAAAACGGTCGAGCACCGCGAAACCTACAAGAAGCAGACGGGTGGTCGTGGTAAATTCGGTGACATCGTATTCGAACTCGGTCCGAAACTAACCGATCCAGAGAAACCCGGCTTGGAGTTCGTGAATGACATCACCGGTGGTGTTATTCCTCGCGAATTCATTGCCCCGGTTCAGAAAGGTTTCGAAGAAGCTATGAAGAACGGTCCGCTGGCAGGCTTCCCCATTGAGGGTATGCGTGTGCGTCTGTTTTTCGGTTCCTACCACGACGTTGACTCGGATGCCCTGTCGTTCGAACTCGCTGCCCGTGGTGGTTTCCGCGAAGCTGGCAAGCAAGCCGGTCCGAAGCTGCTCGAGCCCATCATGGCCGTAGAGGTAGTTTCGCCGGATGAGTACACCGGCTCGGTAACGGGTGACCTGAACCGTCGTCGTGGCATCATGAAGGGCATGGACACGAAAGGTGGTGCCAACGTTATCAAGGCTGACGTTCCGCTGTCGGAGCTGTTCGGCTACGTAACGTCGCTGCGTACCATCTCGTCGGGACGTGCTTCCGCCTCGCTGACGTTCTCGCACTACGACCAGGTGCCTGCTAACCTTGCTGAAGGCATCATCGCCAAGCAAAAAGGTAACGCCATTCGCTAA
- the rpsG gene encoding 30S ribosomal protein S7 — MRKSKPKKRILLPDPKFKETLVTRFVNYMMYDGKKNLAYTIFYDACELVEQRTKESGLEMWRKALNNVMPTVEVKSRRVGGATFQVPTEVRPDRRIAVGSKWLIQYARRRGEKTMKDKLAGEIIAAAKGEGAAVKKKDDTHRMAEANKAFSHFRF, encoded by the coding sequence ATGAGAAAGTCAAAACCGAAAAAGCGCATCCTCCTGCCCGACCCTAAGTTCAAGGAGACGCTGGTAACCCGTTTCGTCAACTACATGATGTACGACGGGAAGAAAAACCTGGCCTACACCATTTTCTACGATGCCTGCGAACTGGTTGAGCAGCGCACCAAGGAAAGCGGCCTGGAGATGTGGCGCAAAGCCCTCAACAACGTAATGCCGACCGTGGAGGTGAAGAGCCGCCGCGTAGGTGGTGCTACCTTCCAGGTGCCCACCGAGGTTCGTCCGGACCGTCGTATTGCTGTTGGCTCGAAGTGGCTGATTCAATATGCTCGTCGTCGTGGTGAGAAAACCATGAAGGACAAGCTGGCTGGCGAAATCATTGCCGCCGCCAAAGGTGAAGGTGCTGCCGTGAAGAAAAAGGACGACACGCACCGGATGGCAGAAGCCAACAAGGCTTTCTCGCACTTCCGCTTCTAA
- the rpsL gene encoding 30S ribosomal protein S12, whose product MPTINQLVRKGREKLTTKSKSPALDSCPQRRGVCTRVYTTTPKKPNSAMRKVARVRLTNGKEVNAYIPGEGHNLQEHSIVLIRGGRVKDLPGVRYHIIRGALDTAGVNGRLQRRSKYGAKRPKPGQAAAAGKGGKPAPGKKK is encoded by the coding sequence ATGCCTACTATCAACCAGTTAGTACGAAAAGGCCGCGAGAAGCTGACGACCAAGTCGAAGTCGCCGGCCCTTGACTCGTGCCCGCAGCGCCGTGGCGTTTGCACCCGTGTGTACACCACCACGCCTAAGAAGCCGAACTCGGCTATGCGTAAAGTTGCCCGCGTGCGCCTGACCAACGGCAAAGAAGTTAACGCCTACATCCCTGGTGAAGGCCACAACCTGCAGGAGCACAGCATCGTGCTGATCCGTGGTGGCCGCGTGAAAGACCTTCCCGGTGTGCGTTACCACATTATCCGTGGTGCTCTTGACACCGCCGGTGTAAACGGCCGTCTGCAGCGCCGCTCCAAGTACGGCGCCAAGCGTCCGAAGCCCGGCCAGGCTGCCGCAGCAGGCAAAGGTGGCAAACCCGCACCCGGCAAGAAAAAGTAA
- a CDS encoding DUF3467 domain-containing protein, translated as MNQPEPENTTQPQDPNAISIELSEEIAEGEYANLAMIAHSNSEFVIDFIRLMPGLPKAKVKSRIILTPEHAKRLVAALTENIERFEQANGTIKEQPNDGPLYPMGFGGKVGEA; from the coding sequence ATGAACCAACCTGAACCCGAAAACACCACCCAGCCCCAAGACCCCAACGCCATCAGCATCGAACTGTCGGAGGAAATTGCTGAGGGCGAGTACGCCAACCTCGCCATGATTGCCCATAGCAACAGCGAGTTTGTCATCGACTTTATCCGGTTGATGCCGGGCTTGCCGAAAGCCAAGGTAAAGTCCCGTATCATCCTCACGCCGGAGCACGCCAAACGCCTGGTAGCGGCCTTGACGGAAAACATCGAACGGTTCGAGCAAGCCAACGGTACTATCAAAGAGCAACCCAACGACGGCCCACTGTACCCAATGGGCTTTGGCGGTAAAGTAGGGGAGGCGTAG